The Candidatus Poribacteria bacterium genome includes the window CTCATCGGACTGGTACTGGAGATACCGACATATATTGTCTGGCATTGAGATGTTCAATTCTTGGAAGAGTGTTTCGTGATAACGTAAGGCTACTCTTTATCTTTGAATCCTTGAAGTATTCCTTCAAGAGTCGTTTTGAGATTTTCGTCTCCTTGTTGTTCAGCGAGTTTTAAAGCCGTCTGATAATCTGCCTTTGCCTCCTCCATTTTGCTAAGGTTTCCCTTTACAGTGCCACGAAGGTAATAAGCCTGAGCGTCATTTGGCTTTAAACGGATTGCCTCATTAAGGTCTGAAATCGCCTCCTCACGTCTCCCCGAATTATTTTTGGAGAGTCCACGAATGAAATAAGCCCGAGCATCATTTGGCTTTAAACGGATTGCCTCATTAAGGTCTGAAATCGCCTCCTCACGTCTCCCCGAATTCTCGTTGGAGAGTCCACGAAGAAAGTATGCCTCAACATAATTTGGCTTTAAGCGGATTGCCTCATTAGCGTCTGAAATCGCCTCCTCACGTCTCCCCAAAGAAGTCTTGATTGTTCCAAGAGCGAAAAATGCCGCCGCGGCTATATCGTTATCAATCCCCTCTGCTGTATTCGCAATAGAACTCCACTTCTTAATAGCCTCATCGGTTTTCTCCTCTTTCTGCAATCTGAACGCATCAACGATAGCTTTATCTATTACGGATGCCCCAGGATTCCGTTGAATCGTTTGTAGGAATTCCTCAACTTCTGGGGACACTTCAGATTCTCCGGACTGAATGAGTTTATTGATGTCTCCACTCGTCAATCCTGATACAACTTCTTCTGCTATTTTCTTTTGCTCCTGGATGTCCTCAAGATATTTTGCTGCTTCACTGGCATACTCCTTGGCTTCCTTAAGGTGTTCCTCTGCCTCGGATTCAATACGTTGAAACTGAGTGTAGGCAACATAAGCAGCAATACCGGTTACAACCGGAATTGCAACTGCAAAAAAGGCAAGAATTAAACCTATAACAACCAGCCATTGATTAACAGTATCCAACCGGCCATCAAGATATTCACGTCGTAAATCGTTGAGTTGACGTTGATTTTCTATATCACTAACAGTATCAACACGGCTCACGCTATCTGGAACGTCTGCTTCGTCGTCAACAGGGTGTTTCGTTGTTTGTGTCATCTTTTTCTTTCCTTTATTAATTCTTGGACTTACTATAAGTATACTGTAACACCTTGAATTTGTCAAATCTGAGCCGAAATTCGGTTACACACCGCCCCTTGCAAACTTATGCAAAACCCTGTATAATAGACGGAAATCTGTGCTGAGGTGCTATTCAGTTGAGCGACGTTCCTAAAACACATCCCCGATATCTTTCATTGGCATTACGAGATACCATCGTCCACGGCTTGATCGCGCACGGACGCGGGGAAGCTTTCGATTACCTCATCGGAGAAACTACACAACCCTTCGCGACGGAGGCGATCCACGCTGCCGCAGTGATGCTCCGTCTCGCAGAACACCCTGTTATCTCGGTCAATGGGAATGTCGCGGCGTTAGTACCTGAAGGACTCATCGAACTGGGGAAACTCCTGAACGCACCCTTAGAAGTGAACATCTTTCATACGGAAACAGGACGGGAACAGCGGATCCGAGAATATCTGCTGAAGCACGGCGCACCGGACGTGCTAATGCCGACAACCGATGCGCAACTCTCCTACATCGACTCCAATCGAAAATTCGTGCATCCAGAGGGAATCTTTCAAGCCGATGTCGTCTTTGTGCCGCTTGAGGATGGCGACAGATGTGAAGCACTCCGAAAGATGGGCA containing:
- a CDS encoding tetratricopeptide repeat protein codes for the protein MTQTTKHPVDDEADVPDSVSRVDTVSDIENQRQLNDLRREYLDGRLDTVNQWLVVIGLILAFFAVAIPVVTGIAAYVAYTQFQRIESEAEEHLKEAKEYASEAAKYLEDIQEQKKIAEEVVSGLTSGDINKLIQSGESEVSPEVEEFLQTIQRNPGASVIDKAIVDAFRLQKEEKTDEAIKKWSSIANTAEGIDNDIAAAAFFALGTIKTSLGRREEAISDANEAIRLKPNYVEAYFLRGLSNENSGRREEAISDLNEAIRLKPNDARAYFIRGLSKNNSGRREEAISDLNEAIRLKPNDAQAYYLRGTVKGNLSKMEEAKADYQTALKLAEQQGDENLKTTLEGILQGFKDKE
- a CDS encoding phosphopantothenate/pantothenate synthetase, whose translation is MSDVPKTHPRYLSLALRDTIVHGLIAHGRGEAFDYLIGETTQPFATEAIHAAAVMLRLAEHPVISVNGNVAALVPEGLIELGKLLNAPLEVNIFHTETGREQRIREYLLKHGAPDVLMPTTDAQLSYIDSNRKFVHPEGIFQADVVFVPLEDGDRCEALRKMGKEVVTIDLNPMSRTAKQASITIVDNVVRAVPLLCEEIRNFSDRTAQDTLKKYSNAAVLQEALQHISRSGNG